One genomic region from Bacillus rossius redtenbacheri isolate Brsri chromosome 6, Brsri_v3, whole genome shotgun sequence encodes:
- the LOC134533272 gene encoding uncharacterized protein LOC134533272 isoform X1 has translation MHGRGCCYHAEPLGSSTDALRPRGCAISIELSCILPLQYLLLPPLPGDSIQFVTSSSDEYIWSLEGYMQWNLTEVNEDAADTKEELRTLVGYYQMDTKRKGILHCKENGCGFFTSSPLLYVRHFSVFHKSAHTTHFSCGKVMCLREFRCYSSFVTHISRDHRQPKVKKLLVSSAASNFSCNVCTGSFLSFHLLVSHLKTHLKCRNERVMCPYNGCYKSYTIASSFSAHLSRYHNSQKPERTINTYVTLERDMPNEENVDDPSEFCVPDTHGDDYTTAENSFIGMGTAETHQMPEQSLTKSLAHFCFVLVSKLNIPERSVQLILDKFTSVMDFSLDLFKSELEKKLTGMIDTKTLKKVLYEVFRNNNDINTILTPRKGPLRSSYSRRKYFESNFNFVSPVGVRLGFNKYNEECHMHYIPILHSLKAMLSNEAVYSQYLLTTINEPNSIESESNIVLTDTKDGTKIKNHPLFSNNCEALQVVLFQDEFLVANPLGSSKKDLKMLEVYFCLGNLPPWSRSKVDSIKLVLLCRSNDLRYFGTEVIFARLINDLKELENVGIEIKGKAIKGSITYIAGDNLGSHLIGGFTENFSSAHYICRYCNISREDHESGIKCGEIRTQETYDSAVKILETNSLENVEGIKSNSVFNSLRYFHVANGLPPCIAHDIFEGIAQYDLPLILHSFEDKGWISFEILNRKIKKFKYKNHEVNNRPCQIAHKGKRLGGQAAQTWTLIRMLPFIIGNRIPDYSHLAWKLFLLLLQMCQIITSPRLNMQIVGLLAEIVTEYNDTRKTLYPDERLKPKHHYILHYPRLTLMYGPLALLSTLRFEAKHRCFKKWQVISGNTKNVTKTLSYKHQLLMASYSEQSVINESSVNNGVPYKPVLYSDDFNKCIEDATLHIVDLVVGVSCTHKGTIYRSSDVIVLKSRLVLNLIVIEAFLQTVNREVFIIGFRATAHHQQDLGVHKVEKEEQMVCISIEMLQDNEPYAIYDDLGYPAIVLKHLTS, from the coding sequence AACGTTGGTCGGATACTATCAAATGGACACTAAAAGGAAAGGAATATTGCATTGCAAAGAAAATGGCTGTGGTTTCTTCACGTCCTCACCCCTGCTGTATGTGCGACACTTTTCAGTTTTCCACAAGTCTGCACATACAACTCACTTCAGTTGTGGTAAAGTTATGTGTCTTCGGGAATTTAGGTGCTACAGTTCATTCGTAACTCACATATCAAGAGATCATCGGCAGCCAAAAGTTAAGAAATTATTAGTTTCAAGCGCTGCTTCTAATTTTTCATGTAATGTTTGTACGGGATCGTTTTTATCCTTTCATCTTTTAGTCAGTCACCTTAAAACACATTTGAAATGCAGAAATGAAAGAGTGATGTGCCCCTACAATGGTTGCTATAAATCTTACACTATTGCATCATCATTCTCTGCTCACCTGTCAAGATATCACAATTCTCAGAAACCTGAGCGAACAATAAATACTTATGTAACTTTAGAGAGAGACATGCCTAACGAAGAAAATGTGGATGATCCCAGTGAGTTTTGCGTGCCTGATACACATGGCGATGACTACACCACTGCTGAAAACAGCTTTATTGGCATGGGTACAGCTGAAACTCACCAGATGCCAGAGCAGTCACTTACTAAAAGCTTAGCTCACTTTTGTTTCGTGCTCGTGTCGAAACTAAATATCCCAGAAAGATCTGTGCAACTAATACTTGACAAGTTTACTTCAGTCATGGATTTTTCACTTGATTTATTCAAATCTGAATTGGAAAAGAAACTAACAGGCATGATTGATACTAAAACATTGAAAAAAGTTTTGTATGAAGTGTTTAGAAACAACAATGACATTAACACTATACTGACACCAAGAAAAGGTCCTCTTCGTAGTTCTTATTcaagaagaaaatattttgaatccaACTTCAACTTTGTTTCTCCTGTTGGAGTGCGACTGGggtttaataaatataatgaggAATGTCACATGCACTACATTCCTATATTACATTCATTGAAAGCAATGTTGTCAAACGAGGCAGTATACTCGCAATATCTGCTAACTACCATTAATGAACCCAATTCTATTGAATCGGAAAGTAATATTGTACTAACAGATACCAAAgatggaacaaaaattaaaaaccatcCACTATTTTCCAATAATTGTGAAGCTTTACAGGTAGTCTTATTCCAGGATGAATTTCTTGTGGCCAATCCTCTCGGCTCAAGCAAAAAAGATTTGAAAATGTTGGAAGTTTATTTTTGTCTGGGCAACTTACCGCCATGGAGTCGTTCGAAAGTGGATAGCATTAAGCTAGTTTTGCTCTGTAGGTCGAACGATTTAAGGTATTTTGGCACTGAAGTTATTTTCGCAAGATTAATCAATGATTTGAAGGAACTAGAAAATGTAGGCATTGAGATTAAAGGCAAGGCTATTAAAGGGTCAATTACCTACATTGCTGGTGACAACTTAGGCAGTCACTTAATCGGAGGGTTTACAGAGAACTTTAGTTCTGCACACTATATATGTCGCTACTGTAACATCAGCAGAGAAGATCACGAGTCTGGCATTAAATGTGGTGAAATAAGGACGCAAGAAACATATGACTCAGCAGTTAAAATTCTGGAAACTAATAGTTTGGAAAATGTCGAAGGTATCAAATCGAATTCTGTGTTTAACTCTCTTCGTTATTTTCATGTGGCAAATGGCTTACCACCTTGTATTGCTCATGACATATTTGAAGGCATAGCTCAATATGATTTGCCACTTATTCTGCATTCATTTGAAGACAAAGGTTGGATTTCATTCGAaattctgaacaggaaaataaaaaaatttaagtacaaaAATCATGAGGTAAATAATAGACCCTGCCAGATTGCGCATAAAGGAAAAAGATTAGGAGGGCAAGCAGCACAAACTTGGACACTTATTCGCATGTTACCGTTTATAATCGGAAACAGAATACCTGATTACTCTCATTTAGCATGGAAACTTTTTCTTCTCTTACTGCAAATGTGTCAAATAATAACATCTCCAAGATTGAACATGCAGATAGTGGGACTTCTGGCAGAAATAGTTACTGAGTATAATGACACTAGGAAGACCCTATACCCTGACGAACGACTCAAGCCAAAACatcattatattttacattatccCAGATTGACACTGATGTACGGACCACTAGCCTTGCTCAGTACATTGCGGTTCGAAGCAAAACATAGGTGTTTCAAGAAATGGCAAGTGATTTCAGGAAATACGAAAAATGTCACCAAAACCCTAAGTTACAAACACCAATTACTAATGGCATCATATTCTGAACAAAGTGTCATCAATGAATCATCTGTGAACAATGGAGTGCCATACAAACCTGTACTATACAGTGatgattttaataaatgtatcgAAGATGCAACACTGCATATTGTTGATCTTGTGGTTGGAGTGTCTTGTACACATAAAGGAACAATATACAGGTCAAGTGATGTCATTGTTTTGAAGTCTCGATTGGTTTTGAACTTAATAGTAATAGAAGCCTTTCTGCAAACAGTCAACAGAGAAGTATTTATTATTGGTTTTCGTGCTACAGCACATCATCAACAAGATTTAGGCGTGCATAAGGTTGAAAAGGAAGAACAAATGGTGTGTATTTCAATTGAAATGCTTCAAGATAACGAACCCTACGCAATTTACGATGACCTTGGCTACCCGGCTATTGTTCTGAAACATCTAACCAGCTAG